A part of Neodiprion pinetum isolate iyNeoPine1 chromosome 4, iyNeoPine1.2, whole genome shotgun sequence genomic DNA contains:
- the dachs gene encoding unconventional myosin-Va isoform X3: MATLGLSKVFILDKYFTELQKFWETEKKLQDASSSNEAVHLQQRLRSLSTELVTLRNRLHVGQPQNSGKSSEKGHGAPAVPPRTTLPPPPTAASHGTSYPLTGTSIAHPRNAHSANNNNNNSSTNNNNNSANNNNTLGRNSAANNVISDPDSPKKRHLVLDDGIVSCVTALGSLPPPPIASIISDARNVKTSLHHRCLVKTLTTPTSVSTNSCTSLDDLIHLSGPLTEDAVLKCLQARFCAEQYHTNVGPILVSINPYHDVGNPLTLTSTRTIPLAPQLNRVVQEAVRQQSETGYPQAIILSGTSGSGKTYASMLLLRQLFDVAGGGPETDAFKHLAAAFTVLRSLGSAKTATNSESSRIGHFIEVQVTDGALYRTKIHCYFLDQTRVIRPLPDEKNYHIFYQMLAGLTHEERAKLNLEGYNLNNLRYLQHGDTRQEETEDAVRFHSWKACLGVLGIPFLDVVRVLAAVLILGNVGFTDGPGVEVSVVGESELGAVAALLGVPPPALLRGLTSRTHNARGQLVKSVCDANMSNMTRDSLAKALYCRTVATIVRRANSLKRLGSTLGTLSSDSNESVHNQAEVTSQHASTIGSSAGGTGSRSMAALNNAVRHATDGFIGILDMFGFEDPKPSQLEHLCINLCAETMQHFYNTHIFKSSIESCRDEGIHCDVEVDYVDNVPCIDLISSLRTGLLSMLDVECSIRGTAESYVSKVKVQHKQNPRLFESRMVDCRSFGIQHFAGRVAYDASDFLDTNKDVVPDDLVAVFYKHTCSFGFATHLFGSELKALYANDTVPRGVSFRISPTSHTDLLNGDEPISTLTQDFHTRLDNLLRTLVHARPHFVRCIRSNSSETPDHLDRGVAMRQIRSLQVLETVNLMAGGYPHRMRFKAFNTRYRLLAPFKQLRRAEEQAAEDTRLILQNAQQMKSKFSASTSWALGKRHIFLSEGIRQQLEAMRADTRRQAATAIQAIWRGWRIRRRLPILRSVIGIGSSVVQKQQQNLSVGQRGVSAGTGNANSNGARPRPQPIAGTPPPDPTEKCADQKMIQQTCTLFGLDLERPPPVPPSRSYTVTGNTKLGYPQSRVMKSPFPAEGGDGEIMLYKGETVIVVGASSRRGHLLVEHNGSTLHVPYQFMELKPYNVNV; encoded by the exons ATGGCGACCTTAGGGCTCTCGAAGGTTTTCATATTGGACAAGTATTTCACGGAGCTCCAGAAGTTCTGGGAGACGGAGAAGAAGCTCCAAG ATGCGTCTTCGTCGAACGAGGCGGTGCACCTGCAGCAGCGTCTGAGGAGTTTAAGCACCGAGCTTGTAACCCTCAGAAACCGACTCCACGTTGGGCAGCCCCAAAACTCGGGCAAAAGTTCTGAAAAAGGACACGGGGCCCCGGCGGTTCCTCCGAGGACGACTTTGCCCCCGCCACCGACGGCCGCATCCCACGGGACAAGCTACCCTCTGACCGGGACGAGCATAGCGCACCCCCGCAACGCTCATTCggcgaataataataacaacaacagcagcaccaacaacaacaataacagcGCTAACAATAACAACACCCTCGGTCGGAACTCCGCAGCGAATAATGTCATTTCCG ATCCTGACTCACCGAAGAAACGTCACCTGGTCCTGGACGATGGGATAGTGTCCTGCGTGACGGCGCTGGGCTCCCTGCCGCCGCCTCCGATAGCAAGTATAATCTCGGATGCGAGGAACGTCAAGACGTCGTTGCACCACAGGTGCCTCGTCAAGACGCTGACGACGCCGACCTCCGTATCGACGAACTCCTGCACGAGCCTAGACGACCTGATTCACCTTTCAGGACCGCTGACGGAAGACGCGGTACTAAAGTGTCTTCAAGCGAGGTTCTGCGCCGAACAGTATCAC acaaatgTGGGCCCCATCCTCGTGTCGATTAACCCATACCATGACGTCGGAAATCCGTTGACGTTGACGAGCACCAGAACTATACCTCTGGCACCGCAGCTCAACAGGGTTGTTCAAGAGGCTGTTAGGCAGCAATCAGAGACGGGTTATCCGCAGGCAATAATTCTGTCTG GAACGAGTGGCTCGGGCAAAACCTACGCATCGATGCTCCTCCTGAGACAGCTTTTTGACGTAGCTGGTGGCGGGCCAGAAACAGATGCGTTCAAGCACTTGGCAGCAGCCTTTACAGTCCTGAGGTCACTCGGATCAGCAAAGACGGCAACGAATTCCGAGAGCTCAAGAATA GGCCACTTCATCGAAGTTCAAGTGACGGACGGCGCCTTGTACCGGACGAAAATCCACTGCTACTTCCTAGATCAAACCAGGGTGATAAGGCCGCTACCGGACGAGAAGAACTATCACATATTCTACCAGATGCTCGCTGGACTAACCCACGAAGAGAGAG CAAAGCTGAACCTCGAGGGTTACAACCTCAATAATTTAAGGTATCTGCAACACGGTGACACGAGGCAGGAAGAGACTGAGGATGCGGTTAGGTTCCATTCGTGGAAAGCTTGCTTGG GAGTCCTTGGAATACCATTTCTGGACGTGGTCAGGGTCCTGGCCGCAGTCTTGATACTTGGTAACGTCGGGTTCACGGACGGACCTGGTGTCGAGGTCAGCGTGGTCGGAGAGAGCGAGCTAGGCGCAGTGGCGGCTTTGCTGGGAGTTCCGCCGCCAGCTTTGCTGAGGGGTTTGACTTCCAGAACGCACAACGCCAGAGGACAGCTGGTGAAATCtgtctgcgatgcaaatatg TCCAACATGACCAGAGACTCCCTCGCCAAGGCTTTGTACTGTCGGACAGTGGCGACCATCGTCAGAAGGGCGAACAGCCTCAAGAGATTGGGATCCACCCTCGGCACCCTCTCTTCGGACTCCAATGAGTCCGTTCACAATCAGGCCGAGGTAACCAGTCAGCACGCCTCCACCATCGGCAGTTCAGCAG GTGGAACCGGCTCGAGAAGTATGGCGGCGTTAAACAACGCGGTAAGACATGCGACGGACGGTTTTATCGGTATCCTAGACATGTTCGGGTTCGAAGACCCAAAGCCGAGCCAGCTTGAGCATCTATGTATAAATCTGTGCGCGGAAACGATGCAGCATTTTTATAACACCCACATATTCAAAAGTTCGATCGAGAGCTGCAGGGACGAGGGGATACACTGCGACGTGGAGGTAGATTACGTTGACAACGTGCCTTGCATCGATCTCATCTCATCACTG CGCACGGGTCTATTGAGTATGCTCGACGTCGAATGCTCGATAAGAGGAACAGCTGAGAGCTACGTGTCCAAGGTTAAGGTTCAGCACAAACAGAACCCCAGGCTTTTCGAGTCCAGGATGGTCGACTGCAGGTCATTTGGTATTCAGCACTTCGCTGGGAGGGTTGCTTACGACGCCTCCGACTTTCTCG ACACGAACAAGGACGTGGTGCCCGACGATCTTGTCGCCGTATTCTACAAGCACACCTGCAGCTTTGGATTCGCGACGCACCTCTTTGGTAGCGAATTGAAAGCCCTCTATGCCAACGACACGGTTCCCCGTGGAGTAAGCTTCCGGATATCACCAACGTCACACACGGACCT GCTTAACGGAGACGAGCCTATATCCACCCTTACACAAGACTTCCACACGCGGCTGGATAACCTTCTGAGAACACTGGTACACGCTAGGCCTCATTTCGTCAGATGCATCCGCAGCAATAGTTCCGAAACACCGGACCATTTGGATCGAGGAGTCGCAATGCGGCAGATCAGGTCACTTCAGGTTCTCGAAACCGTCAATTTGATGGCCGGAG GGTATCCACACCGAATGCGTTTCAAGGCATTCAACACCCGGTACAGACTCTTGGCGCCGTTCAAGCAGCTGCGAAGGGCGGAAGAGCAGGCCGCCGAAGACACGAGACTCATACTGCAGAACGCCCAGCAGATGAAGAGCAAGTTCTCCGCGAGTACCAGCTGGGCTCTGGGAAAACGTCACATATTTCTGAGTGAAGGTATTCGCCAGCAGCTCGAAGCCATGCGCGCCGACACTCGGCGGCAGGCTGCCACTGCCATACAG GCCATCTGGCGAGGATGGCGAATCCGGAGGAGATTGCCAATTCTCAGATCGGTCATCGGCATCGGCTCAAGCGTCGTTCAAAAACAGCAACAGAATCTTTCAGTTGGCCAGAGAGGAGTGTCCGCCGGAACTGGAAACGCGAACAGTAACGGCGCTCGTCCCAGGcctcaacccatcgctggtacCCCACCTCCAGATCCAACGGAAAAGTGTGCCGATCAAAAGATGATTCAGCAGACCTGCACCCTCTTTGGCCTTGACCTC GAACGGCCACCACCGGTACCTCCGTCGAGGTCTTACACCGTCACCGGAAATACAAAGTTGGGCTATCCACAGTCGAGGGTGATGAAGTCGCCGTTTCCAG CAGAAGGAGGAGACGGCGAGATTATGCTGTACAAGGGTGAGACGGTGATCGTGGTCGGAGCTTCGTCGAGAAGAGGGCATCTCCTGGTTGAGCACAACGGTTCGACGCTGCACGTTCCGTACCAGTTCATGGAGTTGAAGCCCTACAACGTGAACGTATGA